The genomic stretch CCGGATCGCCTCAGGACGACCCGATTACCGACACCAAGAACATTTTCCGCAACCCTGGCCACAACAATCGCGGATACAACACGACGACCTATCCCGCACAGGGAACGGGCAGCGGCACCCGCGGCGTTCAGTTCAATGTGCCCACCGTCGCCATGTCCGAGGTGATGGTCAAGTTCGACGTTCGAGCTAGCAACACCGGCTCTCGGTTTATTCAGTTCCTGTACACCCTGGATCGAACTGCCGGCGTACCGGTTTGGAGCAACGGTCCCATTTTCGAACTGACCCTCGGCGGCGAGCAATGGCATCAGAACCAGTTAGTCGATGTATCGGCTTTGGACGCAGGCGTGGAGAACAACGCGAACTTTGCGTTCCGATTGGTGGCCGTGTTCGACCCGGCCGGCACCGGCTATCGCGCCGCCAACCCGACCAGCACCTATGGCACCACGGGCACTCTGCGATACGACCTGGTTCAAGTGATGGCCGTTCCCGAGCCAGCCAGCATGATCGCTCTGGGTATTGGCGTGGTCGGCTTGATCGCGCGACGGCGAAAGTAGTTGTTCTCGCTCCCCGCTATTGCTGGCGGGGAGCCTCTCCTCAAGTTTAACCTCGCCTTAACCTGTTGCCGCCCTGCTTCCAGATAGACTGTAAGCGCAGGACAAACTATATCTTTTGAAAGGAGCGAGCAACAGACTATGACTTTACTTCGCACGGCTTTACTTCTGGCATTGACCAGCGCGCTGACCGGGAGCGCGCTAGCCACCTCGACCCACTTGGCGCTGTGGGATTTTAACGCCGTTGGCACGACAAGCGCCAGCGGTACCGACCTGCCCATCGGCGGCGAATATGCCGCCGTCAGCTCTCTCGAACTGGTCGGCGGCACAACGCGCACCTTCGCCGCAGGATCGCCTCAAGACGATCCGATCACCGACACCAAGAATATCTATCGAAATCAAACGCACAACAACCGAGGTTATAACACGACGAGTTATGCCCCCCAGGGCACAGGCAGCGGAACTCGAGGCGTTCAGTTTAACGTGCCTACGATTGGGAAGACGGAAATCGTCGCCAAGTTGGACATGCGCCACAGCAATACGGCCTCCCGGTATGTGCAGTTTCTCTACACTCTGGATCGAACCGCGACAACGCCAGTTTGGTTGGATGGCCCGATTTTCGAGGCCGACCGAGGCGGCGACCAATGGTATCTCAACCGAACGATCGACGTTTCGGCCCTGAATGCCGGCGTGGAAAACAACGCCAACTTTGCCTTCCGCGTAGTGGCGGTCTTTGCGCCTGGTACAGGCAATTATGTGGCGTCGACTACGACCAGTACCTATGCGACCACCGGTACGCTGCGATACGACCTGGTGCAGGTTACGGCAGTTCCCGAACCGGCCAGCCTCATCGCGCTCGGCGTCGGATTGGCCGGACTAATCGCCCGACGACGCCGTTAATACTCCCACCCTCCCCCCGTCCTAACAAGCGGGGGGATTCTCCTTTGTAACCCTCTGTCTTTTCGATACCCCACATCCGCCGTTTGGTGCGGAGGCATGGAAACTTGAACAACCCGATTTTAGACGATCGATGCCCATCGAGAAGCGGGGATGCTCCAGCCAAGAAGGCCTCTGCGCGAACGGGATTCTTTGCAAATGTAGCACAAAATCGAGTACGAATCGAACTATGGATCAAAGAGATAGGCCTCGAGCAGAGAGCGGCAGGATGGCGGCGATGAACGGCGAATCTCTCAACCATGAAAGGTCTGCACAATCTCGCTCTTTGCGGTCTCCTGACAGTCGGCGCTTCGGCGCAGGACTTGATGTTCGGCGCGGCGGCGCGAAAGATCACGCCCACAACGCCGCAGTACATTGCGGGCTACTCGTCCAACCGAATGAGCACGGGAGTTCATGACGACATCTGGGCACGGGCGTTCGTCGTCCAGATAGGCAGCGAGCGGTTGGCCATGGTCTCGTGCGATCTGATCGGCATCTTTCGGCCAGACGTTCAGAAGATCCGCGCATTGGTGCCCGACATCCCGCCGCATCGCATTCAGGTTTCCAGCACCCATGTGCATTCTGGCCCGGACGTTCTGGGGCTTTGGGGCGCTCCAGGGAAGTCCGGCGTCGATCCCGCATATCTCTCATTCATGATCCGGGAGACCGCGCAGGCCATCAACGACGCCCTGGCAAACATGAAGCCCGCCGTGATCCACTTTGCCTCAACCTCCGACGTCAAGGGCGTATCAAAAAACAGCCGGGCGCGCATATTGGACACGGAACTGAGCGCGATGTTGGCGATCGAGAAGGGCACCGGCAAGACAATCGCAACCGTGATCAACTATGCCTGCCACCCCGAGGCGATGAACACGAACGAGATCACCTCGGATTTTGTCCATTACACCCGCGAGCGAATGGAAAAGGCGATGGGCGGCCTTTCGATCTATCTGCAAGGCGCGTGCGGCGGCATGGTTACGGTCGAGTTCGAGGGTTCTGGCGATCGGGGGAAGGATAATTGGGCGAAGACCGAAGAAACTGGAGTCGCCTTGGCCGAGGCGGCCCTCAAGGCGCTCGGCTCGGCCAAAACCGCCGAGAATCCAAAGTTAGAACATCGGTGGACCGAGCTCATCACGCCGATGGAGAACGACGGTTTCAAGGCCGCTATGGCTTTAGGAATCATCCCATCCGCGGGCGAGTTTCGGGATGGAAAATTGGTAACCGAGGCGCACTGGTTTAAGATCGGGCCTGCAGAGTTCTACACAATGCCAGGCGAAGTGTTGCCCAATATCGGCTTTCGATTAAAAAAACTGATGGGCGGCCAGCCCAACTTCCTGATCGGGCTGTGCAACGATGAACTGGGGTATATCTTGGCAGAAGCCGATTATGGAATCGAGTTGTACAAGTACGAAACCAGCATGTCGGTCGGACCGTATATCGGTGACGACTTAGTGCTGTCGTTGCGAAAACTGCTGGACAAACCGCGACCAGGCATAGCCGAGGCGACGAAGACGGCGAGCAAAGCCGAGCAGGTCTTGCGCGACTACATGAAACGGTTCAAGCCCGACCGCGCAGGCGACGGCAAGGCAGTCTGGCGGTTCGAAGTATCCGGTTCGGACGGCGGAACTTATACTTTGGTGGTCGCGGGTGGAAAGGCGAACCTATTTTCCGGCGCTGGCGGCGAACAGGCAGGATGTACAATAAAACTGAACGCCAAAACGCTGGAAGAGGTGCTGACCGGCAAACGGAACGCCTTGGACGCCTATCAAGCGGGCGATGTGGTTGTGGAAGGCGATGTTAGCCTGGCGCAGTTTTTGCTGTACGTGTTCGAATAAACGAGATTAGGAGAATTAGGATGAAACTTTGGATAGCAATGATTTTGTGCGGCGCGATGGCCGTGGGCAATGTGCAGCAGCCTCCGACGCCCGGGCAGCCGGGCACCCCTCAGAAGCCCATCGTCGTTAAGGAGGCCGAGGAGACATTTCGAGAGCTCAAGGTCGAGGATTTGTTCCGCGGCCGAGAGTATTTCAAATCGATTAACGGTTACTTGGTATTGATGGGCGAGCAGGGCGCGCAACATTGGCAGGTTGCGTACAAAGTCGATTACATTCCGCCCGACAAGGTGCGGATAGAGCCGACTTTTGGCCACACCGTTTCGGCTCGACGCAACCGTATCGTATGCGACGGCAAGAACGTTCTGACGGTAGACATCAGCGGCAACCGGCCGAACACCAAGCCCTATGACAAAGATTCGCTGAAGAACATCGCCGCCTCAACGGTGAGTATACTGCTGCGCTGGCTGGTCGATCACGAGGGCTATGCAGAGAATCTTCGCAAGGAGATTCAGGAGAAAGACCAAAAGATCTTAGCTTCCAGCAAACGGGAGATGGTCGGCGGTCATGATTGCGAGCGGGTTACGATCAAAGCCGAAAAGGATCCTCTGAATCGCGAGCACGTCTTTTGGTTCGACAAGCAAGGCATTCCGCGCATGGCGATGCTAAAGGCCACCGCTGGCGGAGGCGGAGACCCCGAGAAGGCCATGAAGATCACTATCCGCGAATATTGGATCGACGGCAAGATCGATCCGGAGATCGACGAGAAGATCTTCGCGGTGGAACCAGCAGTGCAGGCGAGACCTTAGGCTTCGGGATCGTCCTGAAGGTTTTTCTCAACCTCTTCGATGGCCGATTCGCCCGCGGCCATCGCCGTTTCCAACATCTTCTCGCCTTCGTCTTGAGCGACGCGCAAGAGGCGGTTGACGGCGGCACGGCCTTGGTCCATCAGGCCTGTCAATTTGCCCGTTAGCCCGCTGGCTTTGCCCATCAGGTCGTGTCGAAGCTCTTCGCCTTTTTTCGGCGCGGTCAGCAAGCCGGCAGAAAGCCCTACGATCGTGCCAATGCCGATCCCAGCCAAAAGATTGAGCAGATTCTTGCGCTGATTCGAATCCATCGTCCCCTCCGAAGCTTACTGTTCGACGCAGGGAAGAAGATTCCTTTGGCGAAGCTTAAGGCGTGCGTAGATTGATTCCATTCTTGGTCGTTTTGGGCTTGGCGGGTTGTTCGTTTCGGTCGGCGGATGCGCCCGGCATCATCACCATAGAGGTCGCAGTGTTCGAGGGCGGTTTTGGCCTGGATTGGCATCGATCGGTCGCCAGGGAGTATGAGAAGCTGAACCCGAACATTCGCGTTAATCTGTGGGGCGATCCGAGGGTGGACGAGAAGATTCGCCCTCGCATTCTGCGGGGAAGCCCTCCCGATCTGGCCAGTTGCAGTCTGCCCATCTGGAAGCTGATCGTGGCCGAGAAGCTTGTGCCGTTGGACGCCGCGCTCGACAGCCCGGCTTACGGTCAGGGTCGCACTTGGCGGCAGACGCTCGCACCCGGGATTACGGCCGATTTTCAGCACGAGGGGCAGGTTTATGCGTTGCCTGCGGCTCGGGGCGCATGGGTCTGCTGGTACGATGCGAGGATGTTTCGCAAACATGGATGGAAGCCGCCAGAGACATGGGACGAGTTCATGGCGCTGTGCGACAAGATAAAGAAGGCCGGCGTGCATCCGATCGCGTTTCAAGGCAAGTATCCCAACTACGCTTGGTACACGCTTCAGTGCATCTATCAGCGTTTGGTTCCGTTCGATCAGTGGTACGAGATGCAAGATTTGAAGCCTGGGGCGTTCGTCCAGCCAGATTTCGTTCGCGCCGCCGAGATGCTGCAAGAGATGTCCAAGGCTTATCATCAGCCGGGCAGCGCCGCAATGAGCCACATGGAAAGCCAAATCGAATGGGCGAGCGGTCGCGCGGCGCTGGTGTTTTGCGGATTGTGGCTGAAGAACGAGATCAAAGCCTCGACCCCGGACGGGTTCGAGATGGCCTGCTTCCCAGTCCCAAGCGTGCTGGGCGGAAAGGGCGACCAGAAGGCTATCTATAGCGGCGGGGGCGAGAACTTCGTCGTCTTCTCAGAAGGCAAGCGATCGACCGAGGCTGCCGACTTTCTCAAGTTTATGATCAGCATGGAAAGCGCGCGAAAGTATGTGGGGATGCTGGACACGCTCTCGCCTGTGTTAGGTTCGGAGCAAGGCGTCGATATCTCGCCCGCATTAAAGAGCGCGGTCGCGGCGATCGAGAAGAGTTCGAGGTCGTTCAACGATCGACTCTCGACGCTTTATCTGGGCTTTTCAAAGGGGCCGCTGACGGCGTTGATGGGCGACTTGGTGAACGGTCGCATTTCGCCCAAGGAGTTTGGCCAGAAGATGGAGGCGGCGGCAGAGTCCGTGCGCAAAGACCCCGAAGTTTACAAACCACCAGCAAGAGGCGTGCCCTGGGCCAACCAGCCTCAATAGCGGCGCTGTTGGCGGTGTGCTGCGCGGCCGCTGGTTGTGCTCAGCCGACCCTTCCGCCCATTTCTGCCGAACCGCTCGAGATCTGGTTCGGACGCGCAAAGTACGTGGCGGCCGAACAACCTTCCATCGAGGCCTCGGGCGGCGTGCGTTTGCGCTATCAGGGTCGAACGATCGCGGCGTCCAGGCTTTTCATC from Armatimonadota bacterium encodes the following:
- a CDS encoding PEP-CTERM sorting domain-containing protein codes for the protein MTLLRTAVILALGSALAVSALADHLAFWDFNAVGTTGTSGTTLPIGGVYAATSSLELVGGATATFAAGSPQDDPITDTKNIFRNPGHNNRGYNTTTYPAQGTGSGTRGVQFNVPTVAMSEVMVKFDVRASNTGSRFIQFLYTLDRTAGVPVWSNGPIFELTLGGEQWHQNQLVDVSALDAGVENNANFAFRLVAVFDPAGTGYRAANPTSTYGTTGTLRYDLVQVMAVPEPASMIALGIGVVGLIARRRK
- a CDS encoding PEP-CTERM sorting domain-containing protein — its product is MTLLRTALLLALTSALTGSALATSTHLALWDFNAVGTTSASGTDLPIGGEYAAVSSLELVGGTTRTFAAGSPQDDPITDTKNIYRNQTHNNRGYNTTSYAPQGTGSGTRGVQFNVPTIGKTEIVAKLDMRHSNTASRYVQFLYTLDRTATTPVWLDGPIFEADRGGDQWYLNRTIDVSALNAGVENNANFAFRVVAVFAPGTGNYVASTTTSTYATTGTLRYDLVQVTAVPEPASLIALGVGLAGLIARRRR
- a CDS encoding neutral/alkaline non-lysosomal ceramidase N-terminal domain-containing protein — its product is MKGLHNLALCGLLTVGASAQDLMFGAAARKITPTTPQYIAGYSSNRMSTGVHDDIWARAFVVQIGSERLAMVSCDLIGIFRPDVQKIRALVPDIPPHRIQVSSTHVHSGPDVLGLWGAPGKSGVDPAYLSFMIRETAQAINDALANMKPAVIHFASTSDVKGVSKNSRARILDTELSAMLAIEKGTGKTIATVINYACHPEAMNTNEITSDFVHYTRERMEKAMGGLSIYLQGACGGMVTVEFEGSGDRGKDNWAKTEETGVALAEAALKALGSAKTAENPKLEHRWTELITPMENDGFKAAMALGIIPSAGEFRDGKLVTEAHWFKIGPAEFYTMPGEVLPNIGFRLKKLMGGQPNFLIGLCNDELGYILAEADYGIELYKYETSMSVGPYIGDDLVLSLRKLLDKPRPGIAEATKTASKAEQVLRDYMKRFKPDRAGDGKAVWRFEVSGSDGGTYTLVVAGGKANLFSGAGGEQAGCTIKLNAKTLEEVLTGKRNALDAYQAGDVVVEGDVSLAQFLLYVFE
- a CDS encoding YtxH domain-containing protein, giving the protein MDSNQRKNLLNLLAGIGIGTIVGLSAGLLTAPKKGEELRHDLMGKASGLTGKLTGLMDQGRAAVNRLLRVAQDEGEKMLETAMAAGESAIEEVEKNLQDDPEA
- a CDS encoding extracellular solute-binding protein, which codes for MRRLIPFLVVLGLAGCSFRSADAPGIITIEVAVFEGGFGLDWHRSVAREYEKLNPNIRVNLWGDPRVDEKIRPRILRGSPPDLASCSLPIWKLIVAEKLVPLDAALDSPAYGQGRTWRQTLAPGITADFQHEGQVYALPAARGAWVCWYDARMFRKHGWKPPETWDEFMALCDKIKKAGVHPIAFQGKYPNYAWYTLQCIYQRLVPFDQWYEMQDLKPGAFVQPDFVRAAEMLQEMSKAYHQPGSAAMSHMESQIEWASGRAALVFCGLWLKNEIKASTPDGFEMACFPVPSVLGGKGDQKAIYSGGGENFVVFSEGKRSTEAADFLKFMISMESARKYVGMLDTLSPVLGSEQGVDISPALKSAVAAIEKSSRSFNDRLSTLYLGFSKGPLTALMGDLVNGRISPKEFGQKMEAAAESVRKDPEVYKPPARGVPWANQPQ